A part of Pseudoliparis swirei isolate HS2019 ecotype Mariana Trench chromosome 8, NWPU_hadal_v1, whole genome shotgun sequence genomic DNA contains:
- the LOC130197560 gene encoding tripartite motif-containing protein 16-like — protein MQQNGVQLDQVTFSCCICLDLLKHPVTIPCGHSYCMNCIKAHWDKEDEKKLYSCPQCWKTVTPRPVLVKNTMLADLVEEMKKTGLQAAPADHCYAGAEDVACDVCTGRRLKAFKSCLVCLASYCKKHLQPHLNSPAFDNHKLVDPSNKLQENICSRHDELMMIFCRTDQQCICYLCLMDEHKGHDTVSAAAERTERQRELEGSRLNIQQRLQNRENNLKLLHQEVEAINVSADETVEHSQQIFTELIRLMERRSSGVKQQVRSQQRTELSRVKELQETLEQEITELKKSDAELEKISQTEDLNQFLLNYPSLSPLSHSIDSSSINIRPLSYFQDVTDAVSEVRDELQDVLREKWTNILLMVTEVDVLLPQAEPKTRAGFLRYACEITLDPNTANRQLSLSDGNRKATFMKEHQFYFSHPDRFNECLQVLSRESLTGRCYWEVEWRGGGVEVAVAYKDISRKGQGDDSGFGWNDKSWAFRCKSKCCNLWVNKVHTPASAPQSSIVGVYLDHRAGILSFYSVSDTMTLLHRVQTTFTQPLYAGLCLLYSSGNSAELCKLK, from the coding sequence ATGCAGCAGAATGGAGTTCAGTTGGACCAGGTGACCTTTTCTTGTTGCATCTGTCTGGATCTCCTGAAGCATCCTGTGACTATTCCCTGTGGACACAGCTACtgcatgaactgtattaaagcccactgggataaagaggatgagaagaaacTCTACAGCTGCCCTCAGTGTTGGAAGACCGTCACACCGAGGCCTGTCCTGGTGAAGAACACCATGTTGGCAGATTtagtggaggagatgaagaagactggactccaagctgctcctgctgatcactgctatgctggagctgaagatgtggcctgtgatgtctgcactgggaggagactgaaggcctttaagtcctgtctggtgtgtctggcttctTACTGTAAGAAACACCTCCAGCCTCATTTGAATTCTCCTGCCTTTGACAATCACAAGCTGGTGGACCCCTCCAAcaagctccaggagaacatctgctctCGTCACGATGAGTTGATGATGATTTTTTGCCGAACTGATCAGCAGTGCATCTGTTATCTCTGCTTAATGGATGAACACAAAGGCCATGACAcagtctcagctgcagcagaaaggaccgagaggcagagagagctggaggggagtCGACTAAACATCCAGCAGAGACTCCAGAACAGGGAGAACAacctgaagctgctccatcaggaggtggaggccatcAACGTCTCTGCTGATGAAACAGTGGAGCACAGTCAGCAGATCTTCACTGAGCTGATCCGTCTCATGGAGAGAAGAAGCTCTGGTgtgaagcagcaggtcagatcccAGCAAAGAACTGAATTGAGTCGAGTTAAAGAGCTTCAGGAGAcgctggagcaggagatcactgagctgaagaAGAGCGACGCTGAGCTGGAGAAGATCTCACAGACAGAGGATCTCAACCAGTTTCTACTTAACTACCCCTCACTGTCACCCCTCAGTCACTCTATAGACTCATCCAGCATCAACATCCGTCCTCTGAGCTACTTTCAGGACGTGACAGACGCTGTTTCAGAAGTCAGAGATGAACTACAGGACGTCCTGAGAGAGAAATGGACAAATATCTTACTGATGGTGACTGAAGTGGATGTGTTGCTGCCACAAGCAGAGCCCAAGACCAGAGCTGGATTCTTAAGGTATGCATGTGAAATCActctggatccaaacacagcaAACCGGCAGCTGTCATTATCTGATGGGAACAGAAAAGCAACATTCATGAAGGAACATCAGTTTTATTTTAGTCACCCAGACAGATTCAATGAATGCTTACAGGTCCTgagtagagagagtctgactggacgttgttactgggaggtggagtggagaggaggaggagttgaagTGGCCGTTGCCTACAAGGATATCAGCAGAAAAGGGCAAGGGGATGATTCCGGATTTGGATGGAATGACAAATCCTGGGCATTCAGATGTAAAAGTAAATGTTGCAATTTGTGGGTTAACAAAGTCCACACTCCCGCCTCAGCGCCTCAGTCCTCCATtgtgggagtgtacctggatcacagagcaggtattctgtccttctacagcgtctctgacaccatgactctcctccacagagtccagaccacattcactcagcctctctatgcTGGACTTTGTCTTCTTTATTCTTCTGGAAACAGTGCTGAGTTGTGTAAACTGAAATAG